From a region of the Mycobacterium intracellulare ATCC 13950 genome:
- a CDS encoding LpqN/LpqT family lipoprotein has protein sequence MIDIVPVHRALLGGMVAGLMGLAVVASGTASADPLPPAPAPVPAVPAQAPQNLGPELVPPSRYLAAPQAATPLAPPATAGTPGTTAPAAAAPAAAPASAAAPAPVPATSGTIREFLQSKGVKLEAQKPQNFKALDITLPVPARWTQVPDPNVPDAFAVIADRRGSSIYSSNAQVVVYKLVGDFDPKEAITHGYVDSQKLPAWQPTNASMADFGGFPSSIVEGTYRDGDLTLNTSRRHVIATSGPDKYLVSLAVTTDRAVSVADAPATDAIINGFRVAAPGGAAPAPAQAPAASPVGRPAQPPVAPAPATAPAAPVAPAPAAPATPAAPVAPVAPAAPAPATAPLVPLAQTTPAAPARLPAQTPLPNQQHTPSLLAMVPGLPPLPNFSFLQH, from the coding sequence ATGATTGACATCGTCCCCGTCCACCGGGCACTTCTCGGCGGCATGGTCGCCGGCCTGATGGGTTTGGCGGTTGTTGCGAGCGGCACCGCATCGGCGGACCCGTTGCCCCCGGCGCCGGCACCGGTTCCCGCCGTCCCCGCACAGGCGCCGCAGAACCTCGGGCCCGAGCTGGTGCCTCCGAGCAGATACCTCGCCGCGCCGCAGGCGGCCACTCCCCTGGCGCCGCCGGCCACCGCCGGGACTCCAGGAACGACGGCACCCGCCGCGGCCGCCCCGGCTGCCGCTCCGGCCTCGGCTGCGGCCCCGGCTCCCGTTCCCGCGACCTCCGGCACGATTCGTGAATTCCTGCAGTCGAAGGGCGTCAAGCTCGAGGCGCAGAAGCCGCAGAACTTCAAGGCGCTCGACATCACGCTGCCGGTGCCTGCCCGCTGGACCCAGGTGCCCGACCCGAACGTGCCCGACGCGTTCGCGGTCATCGCCGATCGGCGCGGCAGCAGCATCTATTCCTCCAACGCCCAGGTGGTGGTGTACAAGCTGGTCGGGGATTTCGATCCGAAAGAGGCGATCACCCACGGCTACGTCGACAGCCAGAAACTGCCGGCGTGGCAGCCCACCAATGCCTCGATGGCCGACTTCGGGGGCTTCCCGTCGTCCATCGTCGAGGGCACCTACCGCGACGGGGACCTGACGCTGAACACGTCCCGGCGCCACGTCATCGCCACGTCGGGACCCGACAAATACCTCGTCTCGCTCGCGGTGACCACCGACCGCGCGGTCAGCGTCGCCGACGCCCCGGCGACCGACGCCATCATCAACGGTTTCCGGGTCGCCGCCCCCGGCGGTGCCGCCCCGGCGCCGGCCCAGGCCCCGGCCGCCTCGCCGGTCGGGCGACCCGCCCAGCCACCCGTCGCCCCGGCACCCGCCACCGCCCCGGCCGCTCCGGTCGCCCCGGCGCCGGCTGCCCCTGCCACCCCAGCGGCCCCGGTCGCCCCGGTTGCCCCGGCCGCCCCGGCCCCCGCCACGGCTCCGTTGGTGCCGCTCGCCCAGACGACACCCGCGGCCCCGGCCCGGCTCCCCGCGCAGACTCCGCTGCCCAACCAGCAGCACACGCCCAGCCTGCTGGCCATGGTGCCCGGCTTGCCGCCGCTGCCGAACTTTTCGTTCCTCCAGCACTGA
- a CDS encoding YqgE/AlgH family protein, producing MVPPPEDPEDYVAPAAQRVRAGTLLLANTDLLEPTFRRSVIYIVEHNDGGTLGVVLNRASETAVHNVLPQWTNLSAKPKTMFIGGPVKRDAALCLATLRVGADPHDVPGLRHVDGRVVMVDLDADPDAIAPLVEGVRIFAGYSGWTIGQLEGEIERDDWIVLSALPSDVLVGPRSDLWGHVLRRQPLPLSLLATHPIDISRN from the coding sequence CCGCCGCGCAACGGGTGCGCGCGGGGACTTTGCTGCTCGCCAACACCGACCTTCTCGAACCGACGTTTCGGCGCAGCGTGATCTACATCGTCGAGCACAACGATGGCGGCACGCTGGGTGTGGTGCTCAACCGCGCCAGCGAAACCGCGGTGCACAACGTGCTGCCCCAGTGGACCAACCTGTCGGCGAAGCCGAAGACGATGTTCATCGGGGGGCCGGTGAAGCGTGACGCCGCGCTGTGTCTGGCGACGTTGCGCGTCGGCGCCGATCCGCACGACGTGCCGGGCTTGCGGCATGTGGACGGCCGAGTGGTGATGGTCGATTTGGACGCCGACCCCGACGCCATCGCACCCCTGGTGGAGGGCGTGCGGATCTTCGCGGGATACTCCGGCTGGACAATCGGTCAGCTCGAAGGCGAGATCGAACGCGACGACTGGATTGTCTTGTCCGCCTTGCCCTCCGACGTTCTCGTCGGGCCGAGGTCAGATTTGTGGGGTCACGTCCTGCGTCGGCAGCCGTTGCCGCTGTCGCTGCTCGCGACCCACCCGATCGACATCAGCCGAAACTAG